TTTCTTACTGTTGATTTTTTGAGCAGGGTTTCTATTTTCACCAACCATGCCAACCATATTTCCGCCTCTTGAAATACTTCTAAATAATCATCAACCAATAACTATTCATATAAGAAGTGGAAGCAATGATAATAATAATGATTCTCAGAATGGTGTTTTATTTGATGGAATGCCTAAAGCATCAATTGATATTTGAGATTTAACAGTGCCATTTACAATCGTTTGGCCAGATTTTTGAAGTAAATCAAGCAATGTTGTGTGATTATCACTTGCATCTATACTAAATTTTGTTTTTAGTGCTTGATTTAAGATAAATGACTGGTCAAATCATTGTTGAGCATTTTCGCGGCCCACTCTTGCAACAAAGTGATGATCTATGCCGCCTTCTGATAATACATAGTAGATTTGTCCATTAAATCAATCCTGTTTAGCAGACTTTATAAATATTCCATCATCACTAGCTCTCAAAGCTTTAATCACATGCTCTTGGAAAACATTAATACCAACTTGCTGTGCTTCAGGTTTTAATCTTTCATAAAGCATATAACCAATTGCGAATACCGCAAGAGAAATTATGATGAACAATATGAATATTCAAATTATTCTACCTTTGTTTACGGGTTTTTTATCGTTCATGATGTCCTTTCTAAAATAATGTAATTATTATATATTAATTTTCAATATCAAACTATGCAACTAATAATCCGCGTTTTTTTATTAGATAAACATCGTCTTTAAGTTTAAATTTTGAAGTTCGATTTTGTGATAATACTCATTTTACTATTGAATTAATCTTTCGCGAACTTAATTTAATGTTTGAGTAGAACTCAATAATATATTTAAAAATTAAGTGTTCTTTATGTTCTAAATTCAAAAATTTGTCTTGACTAAATTTGGATTCTCTTCAAAATGAAAAAGTTTGATTGATTTTGAATGATAGCTCTTGCAATTTCTCATTTAAAGATTTAAATCTTGCAAAAATTAATTCTTTTTCACCATTTGAAAAGTTTGAAAGACTTTTTCTAATTTTATTTCTAGTAAAGTTTGTATTTAAATTCGATGAATCTTCAAAATATTTAATATTACAATTGTGTAGATTTTGATAAATTTCAGATTTCCAATATTGTAGAACAAAAGGTCTGTATATTTGCATTTCAAGTAACGAGTTATGCTCTTTTATTCCATAAAAAAGCGGTTCACGCCCACTTTCTTCTTGCATTAGTGCTGTTTCAATAAAGTCGTCTTTGTGGTGTCCTGTTAATAAAGTTTTGCAATCATATTTCAAGTAAATTTCATTGAAAAATTCGTATCTTTTTTCTCTTGCTCAAGATTCAAAATTACCATATGTTTTCTCATATATAAACGTTTTACACTCAAATGTGACATTTTTACTTTCACATAATGACCTTACATATTCGACTTCTAAATCACTTTCTGGTCTAGTTTTATAGTTTATTGTTGCAACAACAATATTTTTTGGCCCATAAATGTTAAGAGCTCAATGAAAAAGAAAAACTGAGTCAGGACCTCCGCTAACTGCTAAAAGAACTTTATTTTTTGTTGGCTGCATTAAATTTCTCAATCACTATATTTATATCATTGTAAACAAATGAGATTGCCGCGTCGGCGGCGGCAGTAATTACTCGTTCCAAAATTTGCATTTCTTCAAGTTTAAAATTACTTAAAACTCAATCTTTTAGTTCATAATTAGGATTTTTTCCAATACCAATTCGAAGTCTTTTAAAATCATTGTTTGGTAAATTGTTCATCACACTCGTCACACCGTTATGGCCTGCTGACGAACCCCCAATTTTAATTGAGGCTTGACCCAAATTAAAGTCTTTTTCATCGTAAATTATCATCACATCCGAAGAATTTATTTTATAGAAACGACAAATTTCACGAATAAAATCGCCTGATTTATTCATATAAGTTGAAGGTTTTGCCAATATAAATCCATCGCCGATTCCAAAATGGCCATTAAATTTGTCTTTATTTAATTGAATGCCCGTTTTTTCAATAAGTTTATCAATAGTTAAAAAGCCGGCGTTGTGTCTTGTAAATCTGTATTCATTGCCAATATTACCTAATCCAACAATTAATTTCATTTAAACCTCCATATTTAGAAAGTTGCTAAAAGATGTAATAAACTCAGTCGTGTTATTTTTAAATGTAATTGAACTTATATAATAATTTATATCACCGACTATTGATAAATCATCTTTCGCGCGAGATACAGCAGTATAAATCAATTTAGTATTGATAGCTCAATTATATTCTTTTAAAACGCAAAATATAACACTAGGTGATTCTGATCCTTGGAATTTATGAACAGATATTGCATAACCTAAGGTTATATATTCTAAAAATTCACTATGGGTGTATTCGATAATTTTATAACCAAAATCGACTTTAATTATTTTGTTTTTGCTGTCATATGATTTAATAAATCCTATCTCACCATTGTAAACATCTAAAACATAGTCATTTACGTTTTGAATAACCTTATCACCAATATAATATTTTTTATCTGATCCAATTGTAAAATATTCAATTTGGTCATTTTTTGTTGACCGATAATCAAGGTAAAATTTTTGTAAAAGTTGATTGATGTTTGCTATTCCATGAGGCGTTTTATGCATAGGTATAAGCACGGCTACATCCTCTATTCCATAATCGTTTATTTTGTCCGCGAATATTTCAATTAATTTTTCATTAAAATAATCTTCTGTTGAATTTATTCAATGAATATATTCAGTATTCATTTGTGGTTTCTTGTTTTCTTTGATATTTAAAAAATGGTTTGGGATTTCTTCTCTATCAGTCCGAAAAATTTCAACTAGTTTAGTTGTTTTAAACTTATTTGATTTTATTAAATCATCAAGTAAATTTCCAGGCCCTATGCACGGCAATTGATCTACATCGCCAACAAAAACTATTTTTTCTAAATCAATTGAATTTTCAAGCACGCAATGCAAAATATCAATATTCACCATTGAAAACTCATCAATTATTAACACTTTTGGCTGTATGTCATTATTATTTGAAATAAGTTTGTTTTTATGGTTTTGCTGTGTAATTTTAAAGTAACTGTGAATAGTTTTCGCTTCAATATCTTGTTTAATTTTGATATTAACCGCTGCTCTGCCAGTTGGGGCTAGAACCGCGATTTCGTTTTTTTTGTATGTTTTATTATTTAATCAAAAAGAAATTAAATGTTTAATAATGTAAGACTTGCCCGTTCCCGGAAAACCAGAAATAATTGAAACATTATCAAGAACCGCATTATTAAAAGCTTGTTGTTGAAGCTCTGAAAGGTCGTTTATTGCATGAGGGGACTCATATTTTTTAGCATTAGAACTTTTTAAACTTAGTAATTTAGAAGCTATAAACATTTCTTTTTCTAGCATTTCTTGGGTTGATAGCAAATGTTTTTGATTATCAAAATATAATATTCCTTGATGAATAAGAGATTGAATATCTTCAATAATTTGTTCAGGCTTGTAAAAGTATGAATCTTTCGAAATCAATTGTAAAACGTTTTGAACGGGAACAAGTGTTGAGTTAAAATTATTAATTAATGAATTCACAGAATGATGAATTAAAGCTTGCGATCTCAGCGGGCTTTCTTGCATCGTTAACAAATGAGCTAATTTGTCAATGACTTCAAAATCATAATTATTTTTAAGGACTAGTGTGTAAGGATTTTTTGTTTTTAGTAATTCAACCAAATCTTCTTTATCACCAAAATCTTCAACTAATTGTGTGTGTAATTTTTGCAAAGAATTGCTTAAGAAAAAATTATAGCTTTTATCAGTATATGTTTTAAAAAATGTTACAAGTCGTTCATAAATATTAGATGAAAGAGTTAAAGCAAAAGGTTGTGGATCATTTTTGAAATTATCGATTCAATTTTCCCCGAATTTATCTCTCATTTTTTCAATCGTTGCCTTGCCAATTCCGGAATTCGTTGCTAGCATTACTTTTTCTAGCTCTGAGGAATTTTTTGGTTCACTAACAGAGATAGATTTCAGCAATTTTGATTTATGGCGCAGGTTTGGATTTTCATTATAAGTAATATCATAGTGAGTCATTAAT
The genomic region above belongs to Mycoplasmopsis bovigenitalium and contains:
- the tilS gene encoding tRNA lysidine(34) synthetase TilS: MQPTKNKVLLAVSGGPDSVFLFHWALNIYGPKNIVVATINYKTRPESDLEVEYVRSLCESKNVTFECKTFIYEKTYGNFESWAREKRYEFFNEIYLKYDCKTLLTGHHKDDFIETALMQEESGREPLFYGIKEHNSLLEMQIYRPFVLQYWKSEIYQNLHNCNIKYFEDSSNLNTNFTRNKIRKSLSNFSNGEKELIFARFKSLNEKLQELSFKINQTFSFWRESKFSQDKFLNLEHKEHLIFKYIIEFYSNIKLSSRKINSIVKWVLSQNRTSKFKLKDDVYLIKKRGLLVA
- the pth gene encoding aminoacyl-tRNA hydrolase, whose protein sequence is MKLIVGLGNIGNEYRFTRHNAGFLTIDKLIEKTGIQLNKDKFNGHFGIGDGFILAKPSTYMNKSGDFIREICRFYKINSSDVMIIYDEKDFNLGQASIKIGGSSAGHNGVTSVMNNLPNNDFKRLRIGIGKNPNYELKDWVLSNFKLEEMQILERVITAAADAAISFVYNDINIVIEKFNAANKK
- a CDS encoding ATP-dependent DNA helicase → MNYELKSKEKTSRGVFKKILSGGPNANWNYTLAIFVADEGENFSIYCTNVSFKLMTHYDITYNENPNLRHKSKLLKSISVSEPKNSSELEKVMLATNSGIGKATIEKMRDKFGENWIDNFKNDPQPFALTLSSNIYERLVTFFKTYTDKSYNFFLSNSLQKLHTQLVEDFGDKEDLVELLKTKNPYTLVLKNNYDFEVIDKLAHLLTMQESPLRSQALIHHSVNSLINNFNSTLVPVQNVLQLISKDSYFYKPEQIIEDIQSLIHQGILYFDNQKHLLSTQEMLEKEMFIASKLLSLKSSNAKKYESPHAINDLSELQQQAFNNAVLDNVSIISGFPGTGKSYIIKHLISFWLNNKTYKKNEIAVLAPTGRAAVNIKIKQDIEAKTIHSYFKITQQNHKNKLISNNNDIQPKVLIIDEFSMVNIDILHCVLENSIDLEKIVFVGDVDQLPCIGPGNLLDDLIKSNKFKTTKLVEIFRTDREEIPNHFLNIKENKKPQMNTEYIHWINSTEDYFNEKLIEIFADKINDYGIEDVAVLIPMHKTPHGIANINQLLQKFYLDYRSTKNDQIEYFTIGSDKKYYIGDKVIQNVNDYVLDVYNGEIGFIKSYDSKNKIIKVDFGYKIIEYTHSEFLEYITLGYAISVHKFQGSESPSVIFCVLKEYNWAINTKLIYTAVSRAKDDLSIVGDINYYISSITFKNNTTEFITSFSNFLNMEV